Proteins co-encoded in one Microcebus murinus isolate Inina chromosome 5, M.murinus_Inina_mat1.0, whole genome shotgun sequence genomic window:
- the MDGA1 gene encoding MAM domain-containing glycosylphosphatidylinositol anchor protein 1, with translation MEVTCLLLLALIPFHCRGQGVYAPAQAQIAHAGQACVVKEDNISERVYTIREGDTLMLQCLVTGHPRPQVRWTKTAGSASDKFQETSVFNETLRIERIARTQGGRYYCKAENGVGVPAIKSIRVDVQYLDEPVLTVHQTVSDVRGNFYQEKTVFLRCTVNSNPPARFIWKRGSDTLSHSQDNGVDIYEPLYTQGETKVLKLKNLRPQDYASYTCQVSVRNVCGIPDKAITFRLTNTTAPPALKLSVNETLVVNPGENVTVQCLLTGGDPLPQLQWSHGPGPLPLGALAQGGTLSIPSVQARDSGYYNCTATNNVGNPAKKTVNLLVRSMKNATFQITPDVIKESENIQLGQDLKLSCHVDAVPQEKVTYQWFKNGKPARMSKRLLVTRNDPELPAVTSSLELIDLHFSDYGTYLCMASFPGAPVPDLSVEVNISSETVPPTISVPKGRAVVTVREGSPAELQCEVRGKPRPPVLWSRVDKEAALLPSGLLLEETPDGKLRLERVSRDMSGTYRCQTARYNGFNVRPREAQVQLNVQFPPEVEPSSQDVRQALGRPVLLRCSLLRGSPQRIASAVWRFKGQLLPPPPVVPAAAEAPDHAELRLDALTRDSSGSYECSVSNDVGSATCLFQVSAKAYSPEFYFDTPNPTRSHKLSKNYSYVLQWTQREPDAVDPVLNYRLSVRQLNQHNAMVKAIPVRRVEKGQLLEYILTDLRVPHSYEIRLTPYTTFGSGDMASRIIHYTEPINSPNLSDNTCHFEDEKICGYTQDLTDNFDWTRQNALTQNPKRSPNTGPPTDISGTPEGYYMFIETSRPRELGDRARLVSPLYNASAKFYCVSFFYHMYGKHIGSLNLLVRSRNKGALDTHAWSLSGNKGNVWQQAHVPISPSGPFQIIFEGVRGSGYLGDIAIDDVTLKKGECPRKQMDPNKVVVMPGSGAPRQPSPQLWGPAAIFLLAWQR, from the exons GTGCGGTGGACCAAGACTGCGGGCAGCGCGTCGGACAAGTTCCAGGAGACGTCGGTGTTCAACGAGACGCTGCGCATCGAGCGCATCGCGCGCACGCAGGGCGGCCGCTACTACTGCAAGGCCGAGAACGGCGTGGGCGTGCCGGCCATCAAGTCCATCCGCGTGGACGTGCAGT ACCTGGATGAGCCGGTGCTGACGGTGCACCAGACGGTGAGCGACGTGCGCGGCAACTTCTACCAGGAGAAGACGGTGTTCCTGCGCTGCACTGTCAACTCCAACCCGCCCGCCCGCTTCATCTGGAAGCGCGGCTCTGACACGCTGTCCCACAGCCAGGACAACGGGGTGGACATCTATGAGCCCCTCTACACCCAG GGGGAGACCAAGGTCCTGAAGCTGAAGAACCTGCGGCCCCAGGACTATGCCAGCTACACTTGCCAGGTGTCTGTACGTAACGTGTGCGGCATCCCAGACAAGGCCATCACCTTCCGGCTCACCAACACCACGG CACCACCAGCCCTGAAGCTGTCTGTGAACGAGACTCTGGTGGTGAACCCTGGGGAGAATGTGACGGTGCAGTGTCTGCTGACGGGCGGCGACCCCTTACCCCAGCTGCAGTGGTCCCATGGGCCGGGCCCGCTGCCCCTGGGTGCTCTGGCCCAGGGCGGCACCCTCAGCATCCCTTCAGTGCAGGCGCGGGACTCTGGCTACTACAACTGCACGGCCACCAACAACGTGGGCAACCCTGCCAAGAAGACCGTCAACCTGCTGGTGCGAT CCATGAAGAATGCCACGTTCCAGATCACGCCTGATGTGATCAAAGAGAGTGAGAACATACAGCTGGGCCAGGACCTGAAGCTGTCATGCCACGTGGATGCGGTGCCCCAGGAGAAGGTGACCTACCAGTGGTTCAAGAATGGCAAGCCAGCACGCATGTCCAAGCGGTTGCTGGTGACCCGCAACGACCCTGAGTTGCCCGCTGTCACCAGCAGCCTAGAGCTCATTGACCTGCACTTCAGCGACTATGGCACCTACCTGTGCATGGCCTCCTTCCCAGGGGCACCTGTGCCCGACCTCAGCGTCGAGGTCAACATCTCCTCTGAGACAG TGCCGCCCACCATCAGCGTGCCCAAGGGCAGGGCCGTGGTGACCGTGCGCGAGGGGTCGCCTGCCGAGCTGCAGTGCGAGGTGCGGGGCAAGCCGCGGCCGCCCGTGCTCTGGTCCCGCGTGGACAAGGAGGCTGCGCTGCTGCCCTCGGGGCTGCTCCTGGAGGAGACTCCGGACGGGAAGTTGAGGCTGGAGCGCGTGAGCCGCGACATGAGCGGGACGTACCGCTGCCAGACGGCTCGCTATAATGGCTTCAACGTGCGCCCTCGAGAGGCCCAGGTGCAGCTGAACGTGCAGT TCCCGCCGGAGGTGGAGCCCAGCTCCCAGGATGTGCGCCAGGCGCTGGGCCGGCCGGTGCTCCTGCGCTGCTCGCTGCTGCGAGGCAGCCCCCAGCGCATCGCCTCGGCCGTGTGGCGCTTCAAAGGGcagctgctgccgccgccgcccgtCGTGCCCGCCGCCGCCGAGGCCCCGGACCACGCGGAGCTGCGCCTGGACGCCCTAACCCGGGACAGCAGCGGCAGCTACGAGTGCAGCGTCTCCAACGACGTGGGCTCGGCTACCTGCCTCTTCCAGGTCTCGG CCAAAGCCTACAGCCCGGAGTTTTACTTCgacacccccaaccccacccgcAGCCACAAGCTGTCCAAGAACTACTCCTACGTGCTGCAGTGGACGCAGAGGGAGCCGGATGCTGTCGACCCTGTGCTCAACTACAGACTCAGTGTCCGCCAG TTGAACCAGCACAATGCCATGGTCAAGGCCATCCCTGTGCGGCGTGTGGAGAAGGGGCAGCTGCTGGAGTACATCCTGACTGACCTCCGTGTGCCCCACAGCTATGAGATCCGCCTCACACCCTATACCACCTTTGGGTCTGGTGACATGGCCTCACGCATCATTCACTACACAGAGC CCATCAACTCTCCGAACCTGTCAG ACAACACCTGCCACTTTGAGGATGAGAAGATCTGTGGCTACACCCAGGACCTGACAGACAACTTTGACTGGACGCGGCAGAACGCCCTCACCCAGAACCCCAAGCGCTCCCCCAACACCGGTCCCCCCACTGACATAAGTGGCACCCCTGAGG GCTACTACATGTTCATTGAGACATCAAGGCCCCGGGAGCTGGGTGACCGAGCGAGGCTGGTGAGTCCCCTCTACAACGCCAGCGCCAAGTTCTACTGTGTCTCCTTCTTCTATCACATGTATGGGAAGCACATCG GCTCCCTCAACCTCCTGGTGCGGTCCCGGAACAAAGGGGCTCTGGACACGCACGCCTGGTCCCTCAGTGGCAATAAGGGCAACGTGTGGCAGCAGGCCCACGTGCCCATCAGCCCCAGTGGGCCCTTCCAG ATTATTTTTGAGGGGGTTCGAGGCTCGGGCTACCTGGGGGATATTGCCATAGATGACGTCACTCTGAAGAAGGGCGAGTGTCCCCGGAAGCAGATGGATCCCAATAAAG TGGTGGTGATGCCGGGCAGTGGAGCCCCCCGCCAGCCCAGCCCGCAGCTGTGGGGGCCTGCGGCCATCTTCCTCTTGGCGTGGCAGAGATGA